One genomic region from Actinocatenispora thailandica encodes:
- a CDS encoding uridine kinase → MRVEPITPALLVDRLVARIDGIGPDRTRVLLDGAPPARPEQLATALADPLRARGRPVVVVHAADFLRPASLRLEYGRRDPDSYYDGWLDAAGLVREVLAPLGPDGSGRYLPTLWDVDADRATRARYRAAPAGAVLLLEGDLLLGRGLPAELTVHLDVSPAVLARRLDPDAAWTLDAYRRYAEEVAPRGTADVAVRYDDPDHPALIVG, encoded by the coding sequence GTGCGGGTCGAACCGATCACCCCGGCGCTACTGGTCGACCGGCTGGTGGCGCGCATCGACGGCATCGGCCCGGACCGTACCCGGGTGCTGCTGGACGGTGCGCCGCCGGCCCGGCCGGAGCAGCTCGCCACCGCACTGGCCGACCCGCTACGCGCCCGCGGCCGACCGGTGGTCGTGGTGCACGCCGCCGACTTCCTGCGCCCGGCGTCGCTGCGGCTGGAGTACGGGCGGCGCGACCCGGACAGCTACTACGACGGCTGGCTGGACGCGGCCGGGCTGGTCCGGGAGGTACTGGCGCCGCTCGGTCCGGACGGATCCGGGCGCTACCTGCCGACGCTGTGGGACGTCGACGCCGACCGGGCCACCCGGGCCCGCTACCGCGCGGCGCCGGCCGGCGCGGTACTGCTGCTCGAGGGCGACCTGCTGCTCGGGCGCGGGCTGCCGGCCGAGCTCACCGTGCACCTGGACGTCTCCCCGGCCGTACTGGCCCGGCGGCTCGACCCCGACGCCGCCTGGACGCTCGACGCGTACCGCCGGTATGCCGAGGAGGTGGCGCCGCGCGGCACCGCGGACGTCGCGGTGCGCTACGACGACCCCGACCATCCCGCCCTGATCGTCGGCTGA